From the Solanum lycopersicum chromosome 10, SLM_r2.1 genome, one window contains:
- the LOC138338879 gene encoding uncharacterized protein, with the protein MGLVQYIIYREILPREMRESKVEEFINLEQGSMTVREYSLKFLKLSTLMVHVQQVEDSRRKRGIRDVRWPMPQDQEGPSHGGHGNNFGIREQHRFKKGQQNSGNPNFQRSTTPNGGRTKPKRGNGGEMKCPKKNCVKCGRAHSGECRQGTNAYNGCGKSINMVRDCPQNRGPAKGSTLSFVTPLLDLTFQILLEVLHDLIVVNMPLGENVRTYRVYKDCPIIISGKTMCENLIELPMHDFDIIFCMDWLHSCYVCLDCRTRVVRFRFPDEEELVWEGYNSSRPNPLISNLKDNKMISKGLLCHLISVNDFDHDIPSIDSVPVVNEFPDVFPKDFPGVPPLRGIDFVNELEPDTKPISIPPYRMSPTELKELNLQLKDLTDRVQFNRAYTRGAL; encoded by the exons agggagtattccctgaagtttctTAAGCTATCAAC GTTGATGGTAcatgtccagcaggtagaggacaGTCGCAGAAAGAGAGGTATTCGTGATGTTAGGTGGCCTATGCCTCAAGATCAGGAAGGTCCTAGCCATGGAGGCCACGGAAACAATTTTGGCATCCGTGAGCAGCACAGGTTCAAGAAGGGGCAACAGAATTCTGGGAATCCTAACTTTCAGAGGAGTACAACACCTAATGGAGGCAGAACTAAACCCAAGAGAGGAAATGGAGGTGAAATGAAGTGTCCTAAGAAGAATTGTGTTAAGTGTGGCCGAGCTCACAGTGGAGAGTGcagacagggcactaatgcctaCAACGGTTGTGGTAAGAGTATAAACATGGTCAGAGACTGTCCACAGAACAGAGGTCCGGCAAaag ggtctacgctttcctttgtgACTCCTCTGCTTGACCTTACTTTTCAAATACTACttgaagttctgcatgatctTATAGTGGTTAATAtgcctttaggagaaaatgtaagaacttATAGGGTATACAAGGATTGCCCAATAATTATaagtggtaagactatgtgtgaaaacttgattgagttacccatgcatgattttgatattattttttgcatGGATTGGCTTCACAGTTGTTATGTTTGCTTGGATTGTCGTACTAGAGTGGTGAGATTTCGCTTCCCTGATGAAGAAGAGTTAGTCTGGGAGGGCTACAATTCGAGTcgtcctaatcccttgatttcaaatcttaaggatAATAAAATGATTTCCAAGGGGTTATTATGTCATCTTATTAGTGTTAATGATTTtgatcatgacattccttccatagactcagtgcccgtagtgaatgagttcccaGATGTGTTTCCTAAAGATTTTCCTGGAGTCCCTCCCCTTCGAGGGATTGACTTTGTTAATGAAttagaacccgatactaaaccaatctcGATTCCTCCTTATAGGATGTCTCCAACAGAACTCAAAGAGCTGAATTTACAGTTGAAAGATCTGACTGATAGGGTCCAATTCAACCGAGCATATACCCGTGGGGCGCTctag